The window ACTTACTCATTTTCTTGTAAGGCTTTTTGAGAAAAGACAGGTAAAAGAGAGAATAACCTCACTTAGGGATACTTTTTCTGACTTTCCCTGTATAATAGAGGAGTTGGAAAACATGGAATCCAACACAGAAAATAATACAGAATATTACTCCTCATATTTTTATTTGACAGGGGTTCTTTTAAAAAAAGCTGTTTCTCATGTGAAATTTTAGTAGATTATATAAACGAAAAGAAGACCCCAGTTTAGATTGAACTGAGGTCTTCTTTCTTATAACCGATATACTATTCTTTAATAAGTTTCTTTACTTCGTCTACAGATAAGACCCTTCCTGTTGACACAACTTTACCATCAATTACAACGGCAGGAGTGGACATTACACCATAACCCATAATATCTTTCATGTCCTCTACTTTTTCTATAGAGGCTTCTACTGTAGTTTCAGATATAGCCTCCTTTACGTTGTTTGTAAGAGTGTTGCATTTTTTACATCCTGTCCCTAAAATTTTAATATCCATAATTCCTCCTTTATATTATTATATTGAAAAGATATCCTACACCTATAATACTTACTCCTGTTATTCCTGTAAAAATACCTATAAGTTTTGGTTTAACAACTTTTCTCAAGAGTATCATCTCAGGAAGTGATAAGGCTGTGGTGGCCATCATGAAGGCCATGGCTGTACCCATTCCAACCCCTTTGTTTATGAGGGCTTCTGCTATTGGTATAGTTCCCATTGCATTAGAATATAGTGGTATTGCTATTACCGTAGAAACAATCACTGAAAGAGGATTGTCAGGACCTGCATATTTTGATAAAATCTCCTCTGGAGCCCATCCGTGAATCAAGGCCCCTATACCTATTCCCACAAGAAGATATTTCCATATCTTACTTACGATATCTTTTACATTTTCCTTGGCAAAACTTATTCTCTCTTTACGGTTTAACTCTACTATTTCCTGGTTTCCCATTTTCATCTGATACACATACTCTTCTACATATTTTTCCAATTTTAAGACGTGTATTAAGTAGCCTCCTAAAACTCCTATTACCACTCCAGAGATCACATATAAAAGAGCCACCTTAAAACCAAATGTCCCCAATAAAATTACTAGTGCAGCTTCATTTACAATTGGTGAGGTTATGAGAAAGGAAAAGGTTACTCCTAGTGGAATCCCACCCTCTACAAAACCTATGAAAAGCGGCACACTTGAGCAAGAACAAAAAGGAGTCACTATCCCAAATAAACTAGCCGCAATATGTGCTTTGAGACCTCCGATTTTTTCTAAAGCCTGCTTGGTTTTTTCCACAGAAAAATAACTTCTTATATAAGATATCCCAAATATCATTATAGACAATAGTATTAGTATCTTGATACTGTCAAAGATAAAGAAGTGTACACTTCCACCTAGGTGGGTGTCCATGGATATTTTAAAAATATTTTCCACAAGCATTCTGACTAGGTCATCTAGCCAACCAAAATTAAATATATAACCTAACATCTTAAACCATCTCCTGTTTAAATTTTTTTATTCTTATTTCATCCCTTCTGCCATCTCAAGGATATCTTTTTTCACAAAACTTTCAACTAACCTTATTACCTCTATAATCTCATCCCTTTTTATTTTATAATGTACATTGAGTCCTTTTTTTTCTGAGGAAAGGACTCCGGAGTTTTTCAGTATCTTTAGATGCTGAGAAAGATTGGACTGAGAAAAGTCAACGTCTTCTTGAAGTTGACACACACATCTTTCCCCTTCTAGAAGTTTTTTTACTATTGCAAATCTCACAGGGTGACCCAGAGCCTTAAATACTTTTATCTGAAAATCGTCAATGATCATATTCCACCGTCCTTTATAACTATATAATTATTTTCTAATATAATTATACTCATATACAGACTTTTGTCAATATTTTTTTAAAATTTTGAGAATTTCTATAGACGAATATAAAATTTAAAAGGGCTCCGGATATCCGGAACCCTAAAAAGTATATCTATTTTGTTTTTTTAATGTATCTCGATATTTACCATGTCTTCTCTCTTAGCATTTTCTAATTTTGGAAGATGTATTGTTAAAACTCCGTCATGATGCATACTGTCTATTTTTGAAAAGTCCACATCTGGAGGCAGATTAAAACTTCTGGTGAAAGAACTGCATTGGAACTCTCGTTTGTGATAGTTTTTATCTCTGTACTCATCTGAAGTCTTTTGTTCATAAGAGACAGTAAGCATATCTTTATCCCTGGTAATATTGATATTTTCTTTTTCTATTCCAGGAACAGACAACTCAATCTGATATTTTTCATTGTCTTCAGAAACATTTACAGGCGGCATTCCTCTTCTGTGGAAGAACCTGTCGTTAAATATATCATCTTCAAAAAAATCTTTGAAAATACTAGGGCTGAAAAAGTCATTTTTTTTAATTAAGTTTCCCATTGTTGTCCTCCTTTCATATAAATAAAAGCAGTAAAAAAAGAATAAATATTTTGAAATACAATTTTTTGTTTTGAGCAAATCAATACGTACATGCTTCTAATATAATATTCTACTTATCAATAATTATTCCTACATAACTTTTTAATTATTTTAAAATTTTTTTAAAATAAATTTTAGTTAGACTTCCAACTAATTTGGCAAGGTCTATCTATAAAAAATAGTTATGATTTTGACTCTCTCTTTACATAAAATTCTCTCAAATCCGAAAACTCCCCCTATTATCTGGTGATAATAGGGGGAACTTTTATTCTTCTTTTTCTTTCTTAAAGCTTTCAGGAGAGATTTCTTTAATTTTATCCATTAAGTCTGGTACCATATCTATAAGTTTATCAAGTCCTGTATTTCTATTGATCGGAAGAACACTGATCTCCCCATTCTTAATGACAATCATTGCTATGGGCATCACACGTCCTCCCATACCAGCGCCATCTCCAAAGCTTTTTTTAGAGGATGTTTTTTCTTCGCTTCCAGACCCCAAGCCAAAAGAGATGGAAAGGGTGGGAATCAAGGTAATATCTCCAATCTGAAATGGTTCTCCGATGACAGTTTTGTTTTTTATGAAATTCTCGAATTTCTCAAACAGTTGATCAATACTTTCTTTTGTGGCCATAACTACAACCTCCATTAAATTTTTATCTAAGTAAATTTCTTGTGGGTTTGTATAAAATCAGCTTTAAAAAAATAAAAAACAGATAATATCCAGTAATTTTACCACTTGTATGAAGTTTCCAATTATATATCTCTTTGTCGTATATTAATTTGAGATCTTCTATATCTACGGGAAGTTCAAAAGTGCTGGCTAAACCCTGTATAAAACCTGTAATACTTGGGTCTTCAAAGCCTATTTCCCCTATGAGAACAAGCTTTTTCGGCCTATATTTTTTTACTAATTTAGTAAAACACTCTACAAAGTATTTTACCCCTTTTTTAGTTAATTTCCTTCCTTTATGCTTTTTCCCGGACTTTTCATAGTTTTCATTCTTATTTTTTATTTTAACTTTTTTATACTTCTTGGGCTTTATTTTGATCAATATACCGAAGAGCCTCACATAAAGCAAATTTTCCCTGTTGTACGCCAACTGAAATAAGCCAAATATCCAGCAGATATGAGCTCTATAAAAAAACCCTTTTTCATCATTACTTAATTTGATTCCATAACAGAAAGGTACAAAGAGCAACAGCATCAAGAGTACCAAAACAAGTGTTAAAGTAATTATAAAAATATCAATAATGACCATAATATACCTCTTTTCCAATTCTAAACTCAAAAGATTGTATATGCATTTAACTTTCCTTATTCTAATTAAATTATACAATTCAAAGGCTAAAATCCCTGCCCATGCCTAAATCGACAAAAGAAAAACCCCTATACCAAAAGGGGTTTTTAATCGGATAATACCTATTATATTTAGACAGTTTTATTATCTAAAATTTTTAGTTTGAGATTATTTTTTAGCATCAAAATTATCGAAACAAACTTCTAAAGAGTTGATTGAGGTTTTATCTAATTTCTTTAATTCCTATTTCTCTTAATGAGAAGTCTCCTTATTATAGTAGTTTTTATATAGATACAGTTTATGAATGTTCAGCAAGAGCGTGGTGTGAATAGTTTGAGTCTGCTGTAAATATTAAGCCCAATCTCTAATTGATTTGAACCAAGTTTTTATTTCTTCAAAAGCTCCTAATTCAATTAAATGTTCTTTTGTAATATTTTTAGTAATTTTCCCATTTAATATTTGCTTAAAATCAGATGATTTAATTTTAGTTTTTGAATAAACTCTTTCTATAAAATCACATTCATTCCATTTTTCACACGAAAGGCATTCTCCCTCTTTGCAAGAGCAAATAATTTTCTCGAAATGATCATTTATTAGTTCTGGATGAATATAATTTTCCATCTCATATTTTTCCGTAATAAAACCTTTTCTAAATTTTTTTTCTGCATTTATTTTTTCAACTTTTATTTTATAATCTTCTCTGTCATTATCATAAATATGTATCTCTTTAATATTCGAACCTTCGAGATAATTTTTATCAACCCAATTCTTTAAATTAGATCCCTGTAAGGGCATAATTGTAACTTTATTTAAATCAATAATCCCCTTAAATTCCTCAATATTTTGATTAATATTTATTAAAAAATTTACATCATTTGGACCTTCAACACAAACAATAGTTTTTGAAGTAACTTCCGGAAGAATACCAAGTGTTTCAACAATTTTTTCAATTTTATTTTTTTTGACAACAAATGGATTATTATTAATTTTATCTAAGAATATTAATTCATTTGGTTTTGCGAATTTTGCAATATTAGGAGTATGAGTTGTTACTAAAATTTGATAATTCTCTGTACTTGATAAATTAATAAATGATTCAACTAGCATTTTTTGATAATTTGGATGTTGGGAATTTTCAGGTTCTTCAAAAGCATAAATTACATCATTATTATTTTGATTTTTTGTTGCCCTTTCTGCTTCTGCCATAAAATAACTAAGTAAAATAAGTCTTCTAACTCCACTTCCTCTTTTATTCAAAGGGATTTCATTATTGTCAATCAAATTAAAATTGAATAATGAATCCCAGGCTTTTAAGTTAAGAATAGTTTTTAAATCACTAGCAATTTCCTTATCAAATTCCTTTAAATAATTAATAGTTTCATTACTAATGGTTTCAACTCTTTCTTTAACTTCTTTTTTTATTTCATTTAGCTTTTCTTCAATTTCAGACAATACTTTTTTTGTTTCTATTTTTAAAGGATTTTGAACTTCGTTATCACTATCTTTATTTTGCCTATCTGATTGAAATAAAAAATACAACGGCAAATTTTGACTAATACTTTCCCATAACTTTTTACCATCTTCCTTATTCAAATCAATCAACTTATTATCAAGTTCAGTTTCTTTATCTAAGCAATTTTCATAATAAGCTTTTCTTAATTCTGCATTCTTTGTTTTATTTATTGTATCTATATTAGGAATTGAAGATTTGGAATTTTCTATAAGTTTTTTTAGTTCGGAATTTTTTAAATTAATAAGTGGTAACTCGATTGAATTAGGATAAAATACTTTTAAATATATTTTTAAAGATGAAGCAGTCAATTTAGATTTAGAGCAATCCCAAATTTTATGAATTTCGAGTAGCCCTTTATTATTTAATAGAAATTCTTTATCTAAAGTTGTAGGATTTGTTGTATCAATAATAATTTTATCGGATGATTTAACTTCAAAGCAACATCCAATTGTCATCGATTTTTCAGATGCAAGAACATTATAATCTCCTAAATCAGCTTTAATTGAATTCGAATTAAAAAAAATTTCCATTGCTTCCATAATTGTAGATTTTCCGACATCATTTTTTCCAACGATGACATTAAAATTTTTTTCAATTGGTATTTCAATATCTTTATATCCTCTAAAATTTTTTAAGATTATTTTTTTTAATTTCATGTCTATTTAATCCTCTCCCTTAAATTAATTTAATTGATTTTTTATTACTGATAAAAGGCTCTAATGGTCTTCTGTCAATATAGTAGTCAACCTAACACCAATTTTTTCTGTATTTTTTCAAACTCAACAGGGGAGACATTTCCTAAGAAACTGTGTCTCCTCTCTTTATTATAAAATTCTATGTAATCAAATACCATTGCCTTCATATACCTTTTAGTTACTAAACCTTCTACATAAATCATCTCTTTCTTCAAAGAAGCATGAAAGGATTCTATTACTGCATTATCATAACAGTTCCCACGTCTACTCATAGATTGGATTAATCCTAGCTTCTTTACAAGGTTAGAGTACTCCCTACTCGAATATTGCGATCCTTGATCACTATGAATTATCAGTTCTTCCTCTGGTTCCTCCAGTAAAAATGACCTTGTTAAAGTATCTATTACTAACTCACTAGTCATGCGCTTACCTATATCGTAGGCGATAATCCTTCTAGAAAAAAGATCCATAATTGTGCTTAAATATAGCCAACCTTCGCTTGTCCAAATATATGTGATATCTGTAACCCAGACCTCATTTTTTCTACCTACTTTGAATTTTCTTTTTACAATATTTCCTGTGATATTTTCTCTTTTACTCTTTTCATTTCCTGTTTTAAACTTCTTGGTAGAATTAACTGATATATCATTTTCTTTCATTATTCTATTTATTCGTCTTTCGCTTGTTATTATGCCATATTCATCTTTGAGCTCAACCTTTAGTCTAGGGGCTCCATAGCTCCTCTTATGTCTGTTCTTTCTGACCTCTAGAATACTATCTAGAATCCCTTGATCCTTTTTCTTTCTCTCAGTAGTTTTGTTATTCTGAAACTTATTAAAACCACTTCGAGAGACTTCTAGGGCTCTACATATCTGAGATATAGAATGAACATTTCTGTGTATTTCAACGAAGATAAAGAGTTCCCTCTTAGTTATCTTTTTTTCCTTGAGAATATGGCTGTAGCCTTTTTTAAGATCTCTATATCCTCTTCTTTTTCCTTAAGTAGATTTTTCAACCTGATAATTTCTTTGTCTTGAGCGCTTAACTCCATGTCCTTCTTAGGACCTCCAAAGTATTTCTTTTCCCAGGCAGCAACAGTATTAGTGGTAATACCGTATTCATTTGATAGCTCTACCTTTGTTTTTATTTTAAGGAAAGAAAGCTCAGCGATTTGCTTCTGTTTCTCCTCTGAAAATCTTGCATATCTTCTTTTTTCTTCCATCATAGCCACTCCTAAATATGTTTATTTTTTATTATATATTTTTGAGTGCTAAACTGTCTACTAAACCATCATAACACCACTAATTTTTATATATAAATTTCTTTAAGTGCTATTTTTTAAGTAAGTAGCAACTTGGGTTAATATATAAAAAATATTCTAAAAGAATAATTGCTAAAAATAAAACAGAATTACTCTTGGCTACTCCACCATCCCCTATAATAATCTACATCTACATGAAAATAATATACAGAACATAACTTGGGCGGATACTGACCCACAATATATCCCTCGACCATAAACATAGCCTCGTTTCCAACTGTGGACTGCTTATTGAAAGGATAATATGAACTTAAAATACTAACAACAGGTGACGCAGGTTCATCTGACTCAATCTGTGCCATTAATTTTGCAAGGTCTTCTTCTTTGATCCATGTTTTTGAATCAACCGGTTCTACCACAACTGGATTATCCGGGTTGATAGCTAAACTTTTCAAATAATCAATCGGATCAATATCTGTAATTTTTTCAGAAAGTAAAACAGAATTTTCACTGCTTTCTTTTGATTTAATTGCTCTGTCATTTTTTACTGTCATACACGAAACTAAGAATGAAGAGATGATGACAGATAATAAAAATTTTTTCATAACTGATCTCCTAGGGAATTCAAAAGATATTAAATATTGAAAATTTAAATATGGCTGTGCGAACGCTTTTTTCTGTGCAATTTTAATTTTTCTCTGTGCGCCTCATCTTTTAAAACTCTGTGACCTCTGTGGCCAAGGGTTTTTTATCGTTTTTCTGTTTATAACAATATTTTTTTCTTTCATTAGTGTCAATTCGTGACGAAATCTTCTAATCATTTTTTTCATAAATTTTAACCCCTACCCTAAAACAAATATATCTCATACAACATAATTTTGCAAAAGATAAAAGATTTTACTATTTTTCACAAAAGCATTGACGAAAACATATTAGGAATGTATAATTTGTATGAAAAGTATGAATTATATGAAAAGGAGGAGTTATGCTGGAATTCAAAGATGGAAAATGTATCTGTGGGACAGTAACTGTAGGAGAAAGAGGTCAGATAGTTATCCCAAAGAAGGCCAGAGACTATTTTGATATACAGCCTGGAGACCAGTTGGTGGTTTTAGGGGACAAGAGTAAGGGAATTACCGTTTTTAAGGCCGGGGATTTAAAGGAATTTGCAAATTTTATATTAAATAACGCCAATGATGAATAGACCGACAAAGGGGGAAAAAAAATGAAAATATTAATAGTAGGTGGTGTCGCAGGGGGGGCTTCTGCTGCTGCGAGGCTTAGAAGAATAAATGAAGATGCAGAGATTGTAATGTTTGAAAGAGGGGAATATATCTCCTTTGCAAACTGTGGACTGCCTTATCATATCGGTGGGGTTATAAAAGAAAGAGATAACCTCCTTGTTCAGACAATCGAGGGAATGAAAACTAGATTCAACATCGATGTAAAAATAAAGACAGAAATAACAAAAATAGACAAAGAAAATAAAAAAGTCTACGCCAAGAATTTAAAAACAGGAGAAACCTTTGAAGAGAGCTATGACAGACTTCTTTTGTCACCAGGGGCAGCGCCATTTATACCTCCTATTCCAGGGGTAAACTCTCCAAATATTTTCTCTCTGAGAAACATGAACGATATGGACAGTATCATTAGTCATATCGAAAAAAATAGTGTGAAAAGAGCTGTTGTGGTAGGTGCCGGATTTATCGGTATAGAGGTTGCGGAAAATCTCCTTGAAAGGGATATAGAGGTCTCTATATTAGAAAAAGCTCCCCAGGTTCTCACCATGGTAGATGAAGAAATAGCTGCTCAGGTGCATCAAAACATAAAGGATAAAGAGGTTGAACTTTATCTAGAGGACGGCGTTACCCAGTTTGAGGATATAGAGGGTAAGACAGTTGTAAAATTAGAAAGCGGAAAAAAAATCACCGCAGACATGGTGGTAATGGCTATAGGGGTAAAACCAGAAAATGACCTGGCAAAAGAAGCTGGCCTTGAAACAGGAAAAAAAGGCGGAGTCACAGTAAATAAGTATCTTCAAACTTCTGATGAAAATATCTATGCTGTGGGAGATGCTATAGAGGTAAAACACTATCTAAGCGGTGAAGAATCCATTATTCCTCTGGCATGGCCTGCTAACAGACAGGGTCGTATAGTGGCTGACAATATGCTAGGAATAAACTTAAAGGCATATAACGGATCACTGGGAACGTCTATAATTAAGGCTTTTGATACCACTGTTGCTGCTACAGGTCTGAATGAAAGATATCTCAAAAATGCCGGTACAGAGTATATGGTGGCAACTGTAAACAGAAACAGTCATGCCAGTTATTACCCAGGAGGGGTTCCAATCACCCTAAAACTGATATTTACAAAGGATGGAGATATCTTAGGGGCACAAGGGTTAGGATGTAAAGGAGTAGACAAGAGAATAGATGTCATAGCCACTGCAATCAAAGGTAAAATGAAAGTCTGGGATCTTCAGGACCTGGAATTGGCCTATGCACCTCCTTACAACTCTGCAAAAGATCCGGTAAATATTCTAGGCTACGTGGCTGAAAATATGATAAATGGTGAAGTG is drawn from Ilyobacter polytropus DSM 2926 and contains these coding sequences:
- a CDS encoding GerW family sporulation protein; amino-acid sequence: MATKESIDQLFEKFENFIKNKTVIGEPFQIGDITLIPTLSISFGLGSGSEEKTSSKKSFGDGAGMGGRVMPIAMIVIKNGEISVLPINRNTGLDKLIDMVPDLMDKIKEISPESFKKEKEE
- a CDS encoding transposase; the protein is MMEEKRRYARFSEEKQKQIAELSFLKIKTKVELSNEYGITTNTVAAWEKKYFGGPKKDMELSAQDKEIIRLKNLLKEKEEDIEILKKATAIFSRKKR
- a CDS encoding IS3 family transposase, which translates into the protein MLKEKKITKRELFIFVEIHRNVHSISQICRALEVSRSGFNKFQNNKTTERKKKDQGILDSILEVRKNRHKRSYGAPRLKVELKDEYGIITSERRINRIMKENDISVNSTKKFKTGNEKSKRENITGNIVKRKFKVGRKNEVWVTDITYIWTSEGWLYLSTIMDLFSRRIIAYDIGKRMTSELVIDTLTRSFLLEEPEEELIIHSDQGSQYSSREYSNLVKKLGLIQSMSRRGNCYDNAVIESFHASLKKEMIYVEGLVTKRYMKAMVFDYIEFYNKERRHSFLGNVSPVEFEKIQKKLVLG
- a CDS encoding thioredoxin family protein; amino-acid sequence: MDIKILGTGCKKCNTLTNNVKEAISETTVEASIEKVEDMKDIMGYGVMSTPAVVIDGKVVSTGRVLSVDEVKKLIKE
- a CDS encoding ATP-binding protein — protein: MKLKKIILKNFRGYKDIEIPIEKNFNVIVGKNDVGKSTIMEAMEIFFNSNSIKADLGDYNVLASEKSMTIGCCFEVKSSDKIIIDTTNPTTLDKEFLLNNKGLLEIHKIWDCSKSKLTASSLKIYLKVFYPNSIELPLINLKNSELKKLIENSKSSIPNIDTINKTKNAELRKAYYENCLDKETELDNKLIDLNKEDGKKLWESISQNLPLYFLFQSDRQNKDSDNEVQNPLKIETKKVLSEIEEKLNEIKKEVKERVETISNETINYLKEFDKEIASDLKTILNLKAWDSLFNFNLIDNNEIPLNKRGSGVRRLILLSYFMAEAERATKNQNNNDVIYAFEEPENSQHPNYQKMLVESFINLSSTENYQILVTTHTPNIAKFAKPNELIFLDKINNNPFVVKKNKIEKIVETLGILPEVTSKTIVCVEGPNDVNFLININQNIEEFKGIIDLNKVTIMPLQGSNLKNWVDKNYLEGSNIKEIHIYDNDREDYKIKVEKINAEKKFRKGFITEKYEMENYIHPELINDHFEKIICSCKEGECLSCEKWNECDFIERVYSKTKIKSSDFKQILNGKITKNITKEHLIELGAFEEIKTWFKSIRDWA
- a CDS encoding Hsp20/alpha crystallin family protein — encoded protein: MGNLIKKNDFFSPSIFKDFFEDDIFNDRFFHRRGMPPVNVSEDNEKYQIELSVPGIEKENINITRDKDMLTVSYEQKTSDEYRDKNYHKREFQCSSFTRSFNLPPDVDFSKIDSMHHDGVLTIHLPKLENAKREDMVNIEIH
- a CDS encoding ArsR/SmtB family transcription factor is translated as MIIDDFQIKVFKALGHPVRFAIVKKLLEGERCVCQLQEDVDFSQSNLSQHLKILKNSGVLSSEKKGLNVHYKIKRDEIIEVIRLVESFVKKDILEMAEGMK
- a CDS encoding CoA-disulfide reductase yields the protein MKILIVGGVAGGASAAARLRRINEDAEIVMFERGEYISFANCGLPYHIGGVIKERDNLLVQTIEGMKTRFNIDVKIKTEITKIDKENKKVYAKNLKTGETFEESYDRLLLSPGAAPFIPPIPGVNSPNIFSLRNMNDMDSIISHIEKNSVKRAVVVGAGFIGIEVAENLLERDIEVSILEKAPQVLTMVDEEIAAQVHQNIKDKEVELYLEDGVTQFEDIEGKTVVKLESGKKITADMVVMAIGVKPENDLAKEAGLETGKKGGVTVNKYLQTSDENIYAVGDAIEVKHYLSGEESIIPLAWPANRQGRIVADNMLGINLKAYNGSLGTSIIKAFDTTVAATGLNERYLKNAGTEYMVATVNRNSHASYYPGGVPITLKLIFTKDGDILGAQGLGCKGVDKRIDVIATAIKGKMKVWDLQDLELAYAPPYNSAKDPVNILGYVAENMINGEVETISYFQIEDYLKNNNAQLLDIRTKDENELGSIPNSTHIDLAELRDNLSKLDKDKEYLVYCQVGLRGYIAYRMLVQHGFKAKNLDGGYKLWQYTVMDQSNRDVFEKINDFKHKEASCCGTVSELIDEEREMNKIIEVDACGLQCPGPILKTKKTMETIKDGEVLSIKSTDTGFKKDIATWAEKTGNKLLDVQLENGIVTAHVKKGSESKNLTPIAEKDTQTMVVFSGDLDKILASFIIANGALAMGKKVSMFFTFWGLNALRKENYTNKNKGVIDKMFGMMMPKGVNKLKLSKMNMGGMGTAMMKYVMKEKNVDSLEKLMKTYLENGGKITACTMSMDVMGIAKEELIDEIDYGGVASYLGDSQESYSNLFI
- a CDS encoding permease, translated to MLGYIFNFGWLDDLVRMLVENIFKISMDTHLGGSVHFFIFDSIKILILLSIMIFGISYIRSYFSVEKTKQALEKIGGLKAHIAASLFGIVTPFCSCSSVPLFIGFVEGGIPLGVTFSFLITSPIVNEAALVILLGTFGFKVALLYVISGVVIGVLGGYLIHVLKLEKYVEEYVYQMKMGNQEIVELNRKERISFAKENVKDIVSKIWKYLLVGIGIGALIHGWAPEEILSKYAGPDNPLSVIVSTVIAIPLYSNAMGTIPIAEALINKGVGMGTAMAFMMATTALSLPEMILLRKVVKPKLIGIFTGITGVSIIGVGYLFNIII
- a CDS encoding AbrB/MazE/SpoVT family DNA-binding domain-containing protein yields the protein MLEFKDGKCICGTVTVGERGQIVIPKKARDYFDIQPGDQLVVLGDKSKGITVFKAGDLKEFANFILNNANDE